The following proteins come from a genomic window of Miscanthus floridulus cultivar M001 chromosome 2, ASM1932011v1, whole genome shotgun sequence:
- the LOC136534628 gene encoding actin-depolymerizing factor 5 yields MAMAYKMATEGMDVKEECQRWFMEMKWKKVHRFVVFKIDERSRAVLVDKVGGPGEGYEELVAALPGDDCRYAVFDFDFVTVDNCQKSKIFFIAWSPAASRIRAKILYATSKQGLRRLLDGVHYEVQATDPSEMGFDVIRGRAQ; encoded by the exons ATGGCGATGGCTTACAAGATG GCGACGGAGGGGATGGACGTGAAGGAGGAGTGCCAGCGCTGGTTCATGGAGATGAAGTGGAAGAAGGTGCACCGCTTCGTGGTGTTCAAGATCGACGAGCGGTCGCGCGCCGTGCTGGTGGACAAGGTGGGCGGCCCCGGGGAGGGGTACGAGGAGCTCGTGGCCGCGCTGCCCGGCGACGACTGCCGCTACGCCGTCTTCGACTTCGACTTCGTCACCGTCGACAACTGCCAGAAGAGCAAGATCTTCTTCATCGCCTG GTCACCGGCGGCGTCGAGGATAAGGGCCAAGATCCTGTACGCGACGTCGAAGCAAGGCCTGCGGCGGCTGCTGGACGGGGTCCACTACGAGGTGCAGGCCACCGACCCCTCCGAGATGGGCTTCGACGTCATCAGAGGCCGCGCGCAATGA
- the LOC136534617 gene encoding subtilisin-like protease SBT1.6, producing MATPRSPFLLLLGLALVALTAPALLRADGGGEEARKTYIFRVDHGAKPSVFPTHAHWYASAAFASAAPGAAPLQPLHVYGTVFHGFSASMPASRAEELRRHPAVLAAFEDRARPLHTTRSPQFMGLRARLGLWSLADYGSDVIVGVLDTGVWPERRSLSDRNLPPVPARWRGGCDAGPGFPASSCNRKLVGARFFSQGHGAHFGAAAVASNGSVEFMSPRDADGHGTHTATTAAGTVAYDASMEGYASGVAKGVAPKARVAAYKVCWKGAGCMDSDILAGFDRAVADGVDVISVSIGGGSGVTAPFYLDPIAIGAYGAVSRGVFVATSAGNEGPTSMSVTNLAPWLATVGAGTIDRNFPAEIVLGDGRRLSGVSLYSGKPLANSSLPLYYPGRTGGLSASLCMENSIDPSLVKGKIVVCDRGSSPRVAKGMVVKEAGGAAMVLTNGEANGEGLVGDAHVLPACAVGEKEGDAVKAYAANASNPTATISFGGTVVGVKPAPVVASFSARGPNGLVPEILKPDFIAPGVNILAAWTGATGPTGLEGDARRTEFNILSGTSMACPHASGAAALLMSAHPGWSPAAIRSALMTTAIVTDNRGGPVGDEAEPGRGATPFDYGAGHITLGKALDPGLVYDAGEDDYVAFMCSIGYEPNAIEVVTHKPVTCPAAAATSRANGGSPSGSDLNYPSISVVLRGGNQSRTVTRTVTNVGAQASATYTARVQMASTGAGVTVSVKPQKLVFSPGAKKQSFAVTVTAPSAAAAAAPVYGFLVLSDGGGHDVRSPIVVTWLQPM from the coding sequence ATGGCAACTCCTCGCTCccctttcctcctcctcctcggcctcgcgCTGGTGGCGCTGACGGCGCCGGCGCTACTGCGAGCagatggcggcggcgaggaggcgcGGAAGACGTACATCTTCCGCGTGGACCACGGCGCCAAGCCGTCCGTGTTCCCCACCCACGCGCACTGGTACGCCTCCGCCGCCTTCGCCTCAGCGGCGCCCGGGGCCGCCCCGCTACAGCCGCTCCACGTCTACGGCACCGTCTTCCACGGCTTCTCCGCGTCCATGCCGGCGTCCCGCGCCGAGGAGCTGCGGCGCCACCCGGCCGTGCTCGCCGCGTTCGAGGACCGGGCCCGCCCGCTGCACACCACCCGGTCGCCGCAGTTCATGGGCCTCCGCGCGCGCCTCGGCCTCTGGTCCCTCGCCGACTACGGCTCCGACGTCATCGTCGGGGTGCTCGACACCGGCGTCTGGCCCGAGCGGCGCAGCCTGTCGGACAGGAACCTGCCGCCCGTCCccgcgcgctggcgcggcggctgcGACGCCGGGCCGGGGTTCCCGGCCTCGTCCTGCAACAGGAAGCTGGTCGGCGCGCGGTTCTTCTCGCAGGGCCACGGCGCGCACTTCGGCGCCGCGGCCGTCGCGTCCAACGGCTCCGTCGAGTTCATGTCGCCCCGTGACGCGGACGGCCACGGCACACACACCGCCACGACCGCCGCGGGCACCGTCGCGTACGACGCCAGCATGGAGGGCTACGCGTCCGGGGTCGCCAAGGGCGTCGCGCCAAAGGCCAGGGTGGCCGCCTACAAGGTCTGCTGGAAGGGCGCCGGCTGCATGGACTCCGACATCCTCGCGGGCTTCGACCGCGCCGTCGCCGATGGCGTCGACGTCATCTCCGTTTCaatcggcggcggcagcggtgtCACGGCTCCGTTCTACCTCGACCCGATCGCCATCGGCGCGTACGGTGCAGTCTCCCGGGGAGTGTTCGTGGCCACCTCTGCCGGAAACGAAGGGCCGACCTCCATGTCAGTGACCAACCTCGCCCCGTGGCTAGCCACCGTTGGCGCCGGCACCATCGACCGTAATTTCCCCGCTGAAATCGTGCTGGGCGACGGCAGACGCTTGTCAGGTGTGTCCCTGTACTCCGGGAAGCCTCTGGCCAATTCATCTCTGCCTCTGTACTACCCCGGGAGGACTGGCGGGCTCTCCGCTTCGCTGTGCATGGAGAACTCCATCGACCCTTCACTGGTGAAAGGCAAGATCGTCGTCTGCGACCGCGGCAGCAGCCCGCGCGTGGCCAAGGGAATGGTCGTCAAGGAAGCTGGTGGCGCGGCGATGGTTCTTACTAATGGAGAGGCCAACGGCGAGGGGCTTGTTGGAGACGCCCACGTCCTCCCTGCTTGCGCGGTGGGCGAGAAGGAGGGCGACGCGGTCAAAGCGTATGCTGCAAACGCCTCCAACCCGACGGCGACAATTAGCTTCGGGGGCACGGTCGTCGGCGTCAAGCCGGCACCCGTGGTGGCCTCCTTCTCGGCGCGTGGACCCAACGGGCTCGTCCCGGAAATTCTCAAGCCGGACTTCATCGCGCCGGGCGTCAACATCCTCGCCGCGTGGACGGGCGCCACGGGCCCGACCGGCCTGGAGGGCGATGCCCGCCGCACTGAGTTCAACATCCTGTCCGGGACGTCCATGGCGTGCCCGCACGCGAGCGGCGCCGCCGCGCTGCTGATGTCCGCGCACCCCGGGTGGTCGCCAGCGGCGATACGGTCTGCGCTGATGACCACGGCGATCGTGACCGACAACCGCGGCGGGCCCGTGGGCGACGAGGCGGAGCCCGGGCGCGGCGCGACGCCGTTCGACTACGGCGCCGGGCACATCACCCTGGGCAAGGCCCTGGACCCCGGCCTGGTGTACGACGCCGGGGAGGACGACTACGTCGCGTTCATGTGCAGCATCGGGTACGAGCCGAACGCGATCGAGGTGGTGACGCATAAGCCCGTGACGTGCCCCGCGGCCGCCGCGACGAGCAGGGCCAACGGCGGCAGCCCCTCGGGCTCCGACCTCAACTACCCGTCCATCTCCGTGGTGCTCCGCGGCGGCAACCAGTCCAGGACGGTGACCCGCACGGTCACCAACGTCGGCGCCCAAGCTTCGGCGACGTACACGGCGCGCGTGCAGATGGCGTCTACCGGCGCCGGCGTGACAGTATCCGTGAAGCCGCAGAAGCTCGTCTTCTCCCCGGGCGCCAAGAAGCAGAGCTTCGCGGTGACGGTGACCGCGCCGTCCGCTGCGGCCGCAGCAGCGCCGGTGTACGGGTTCCTCGTCTTGTCGGACGGCGGCGGGCACGACGTGCGGAGCCCCATTGTGGTGACGTGGCTGCAGCCCATGTGA